CGTGATCGCTTCGGTTGCAATAGCGGGCGACCAGTGTTTGCGCTACGGGGATTTCGGCTTCGGGTTCTTCGGTGAGGGAGACGCGAATGGTATCGCCCAGGCCGTCTTCGAGCAGCGCGCCTATACCCACGGCCGATTTGATGCGCCCATCTTCGCCATCGCCAGCTTCCGTGACACCCAGATGGAGCGGGTAGTTCATGCCTTCGGCCATCATTTTGTTTACGAGGAGGCGGTAGGCTTGAACCATGATTTGCGGATTGCTGGCTTTCATGGAAAATACGATGTCGTGATAGTCGAGGTCAGTGCATATTCGCGCAAATTCGAGTGCCGATTCGACCATGCCGAGTGGGGTGTCGCCAAATCTGCTCATAATGCGGTCTGAGAGCGACCCGTGGTTGGTGCCAATCCGCATGGCTGTGCCGTATTCTTTGCAGATTTTGACCAGTGGTGCGAATCTGTCGCGGATGCGGTGCAGTTCTTCGGCGTATTGTGCATCGGTGTATTCGATGATCTGGAATTTTTTTTTGTCGGCGTAATTGCCGGGGTTCACGCGCACTTTTTCCACGATTCGGGCGGCGATTTCAGCGGCGTTGGGGGTGTAGTGAATGTCGGCTATCAGTGGGGTGTTATAGCCCGCGGCTCTGATTTTTTTCCGGATGTTTTCGAGGTTGCGAGCTTCGTTCTGGCTGGGTGCTGTTATACGCACGTATTCACATCCGGCGCGGATCATGCGGATGGACTGGGCGACCGTGCCTTCGGTATCCATGGTATCGGTTGTGGTCATTGACTGCACGCGAATGGGATTGTCGCCGCCGAGTGGTACACCCCCGATATCGACTTCGCGGGTTTTGAAGCGGGCGTATTCCGTGAGCGAATTGCAGTATTTGCCCGGAGAGATGAGCAGGTCGCTGGTTATGGACATTGGTCGTCTCTGTGGTTGTGACGGTGAGATGATTACTTGGATTCCTCAAGCATTTCGTTGATTTTTTTTCGCGCTTCACCGGCTTCTTTGTTTAGCTGTTCAATTAGAGGAGGCGTTTTTTCGATCTGAATGCCCAGTTTTTCGAGCAGGGTTTTTACTTCGGGAAACATGGCCTGTACGCCCTCGGCAATCATCCGGGCGGATTTTTGAAGCGGTGCGCCTAAGGTGGAATTGTCGATGAATTCGGGCACGCGGCTGTGGATGGGATGGGTACGAAAAAATATGGCGATTAGACCTAAAATCAATGCGCCTTGAACCAGCCCCAGAGCAATGCCACCAAATGCGTCAATCGCGCCGAGGGGAGAGGTCCGCAGCATTCCGTGAAGGGCGCGCCCGAGAAAATAGCAGGCGGCCAGGACGGCCACAAATACGACGAGGAATCCGAATAGCGCGGCGCCGCTGCCGAGGTCTTCTGTTGTATCGAACAAAGCGCGTGCTGTTGTTTCGCCATAAGTGAGGGCAAAACCATAGGCCAATATCACGCTGAACAGCATGATGAGGCTTTGTACCAGCCCAATTTGCCATCCCTTTCGAGCGAACCAGAAGAGGCCGAGGGCAAAAATGAGATCGACAATGTTCATTTGATGAGCAAGATGGGAATGGATAAAAAAAAGCGATAGCCACCCTGAGTGATTATCGCTTGATTTGACATAATTGCGAAAGACTTAGCGGGTGTATTGCTGGTCCATTTTGATCCGCTTGCGTCTTGCAGCGGCAATTTTGCGTTTCCGACGCTCACTCGGTTTTTCAAAGTGCTGATTTTTCTTCATGTCGGAAATAACACCGGCTTTTTCGCAGGCTTTTTTGAACCGCTTGAGTGCTCTTTCGAACGGTTCGTCGTCGCGTACGAGGACACCAGGCATGCCTGGACTCACCCCTTTCTTTTGTGAATGTGATGAATAACCAAAACGAATTTCAATATAACATATAAAATGTCCCGCACTTTTGCAACTCGTTTTTCCCCCTTCGTCCTCGTCTATACGCCTCGAATTTGTTCGCTATAAAAAACGTCTTTGTTCATTTTAAGGCGTTTTTTATTTTATTGTTGGACTTTGTTTTGAATGGGAACTCAAAAAAGCGTCGGGCGTTTTTGGTTGGAGGAAAGGATTACCAGACGGAGGAATGAATGCAGTTGAGAAATGAAAATGAGATTGACGACAAGCTCAAGAACTTACACGTACGTCTGTCCAGCCAGAGTTTTTTAACGGCTTATTTTTTTCTTTTAGCGGTTATTATTGTTATCGCGTTCCTCATTTATACACAGCTCTATGTGGTGCAACCCATGCGGCAAGAAGCCAGGCGTATGGGAGAGTTATACGCGTTTATGCACGGTGTGGCTACGTTGGACACAATTGAGGTCAAGGGATTTTATAAGGATGTCATTTTTCACACTGTCCAGAATCCCAATTTTCCGGTCGTAATCACAGACGGACAGGGTATTCCGCGATACTGGAAAGCGATTGACATTCCTCCCTTTGGCGACCACACCCCCGAGAAGCTGGGCAAAGTGATGGACAAGGCTTATGCGCTCGACCGGGAAAATGACCCGTTACCTTTTGAATATCCCGGCTCAGAATGGGGCCCGGATAATAAACCCGTCAAGAAGGAACCAGAAATCTGGCATTTGCACTGGGGTGCGTCCGCACTGGAGAAGCGTTTGAACTGGTTGCCCTGGGTCGCTTTTGGGATGACTATCTTATTTACTGGAGGTGGATATCTCGGTTTTCGGTATATTAAGAATAGAGAACAGCGGTCTTTATGGGTGGGGATGGCTCGAGAAACAGCCCATCAGTTGGGTACGCCACTGTCTTCGCTATACGGTTGGCTGGCGCTGTTGAAGGACGAGTTGGATGCAGAGGGTGATAAAGAGAGTAGTCAGAGGCTGAAAGATATCCTGGGTGAAATGGATCGGGATACGAGCCGATTGGATAAGATTGCTTCTCGTTTTAGTCTGATTGGTTCCACGCCCGAATTGCGATTGGATCAGGTGCGCGATGTGGTGGCTGAAACAGCGGGTTATCTGCGCGCGCGCTTGCCGGAGAATGTGCAAATTGTAGAGGAACTGAACGATATGCCGGTTGTTCCGATCAATCGGGAACTTCTGGGGTGGGCGTTTGAAAATCTCTTCAGAAATGCCGCCGATGCAATGGAAGGCCGAGGGGGACGCATTGATGTGTCGTCGCGCGTGGAGGAACGACGGGTGGTTATTGAAGTGCGCGATACGGGAAAGGGTATGCCTTCGCATATGTTTAAGCAGGTTTTTTTGCCGGGTACCAGTACTAAGAAACGCGGGTGGGGACTGGGTCTGGCATTTGTGAAACGCATTGTGGAAGACTATCACAGTGGAAAAGTATATATCAAAGAAAGTGTGCCAGATCAGGGCACGACATTTGTCATTGTGCTGCCTTTGCCTCCGACAGATATAGATGAGACGTGAGAGGAGATAGGGTGGTCTTCTACTTCTTACCGCTACTCGAAAAGAGGTGCATGTGAATCAAACGCAAGAATCCAAGCAGATTTTGTGGGCAGATGACGAGATCGATTTGTTGCGACCCCATCAAATTTTTCTCAAGGGTCGGGGATATGATATAACCCCTGTGACCAATGGCGACGATGCTATTGCCATGGTTCAGAAACGCGGATTTGATGCGGTATTGCTCGATGAAATGATGGCTGGACGAGATGGGTTGTCAACCCTGGCGGCGATTAAAGATATCAATCCGCATATTCCGGTTATTATGATTACGAAAAACGAAGAAGAACGGTTGATGGAACAGGCTATTGGACAGCGGATTGACGACTATTTGACCAAGCCCGTGAATCCGAGTCAGATTTTGCTGGCGTGCAAAAAATTGCTCGATGCACGTCAAATTCAAAAAGACCGCATGGGGCTGGACTATGCCGCTGCATCCAACAGGTTGCGCGAAGCTCTCGTACTGGCGGAGTCATGGCGAGATTGGATCGATCTTCACGTGCGCCTGTCTGAGTGGGATTTGGAATTGGATCGCTTTTACGATCCGGGCTTGCGCACTATGCACGACGATTTGCGCCGTGCCTGCAATTCGGCGTTTGGCAAGTTTATCGAGGGTAATTATAGTCAGTGGGTGCAAGACGAAGAAGATTCGCCCACGCTTTCTGTGGATATTGTATCCGAATTTGTCGCGCCCTGTGTGCAAGATGGGCAACAGGTGTTTTTTGTGGTGGTCGATTGTATGCGATTGGATCACTGGCTTGCCATTTTGCCATTGTTGTCCGATATTTTTGATATTGAGCAACACTACCACTACTCTATTTTGCCCACTGCGACGCCGTATTCTCGCAATGCTATTTTCAGCGGCCTTTTTCCCGTTGATCTCGCGGGAATTTACCCCGATGAGTGGCAAGTCGCGCGTGACGACGACATGAGTCGCAACCGACACGAGCACCAATTGCTCGATCAACAACTCGCAGAAATTGATCCAGAATTGGATCTGGATACGCGCTACGTTAAAATACTGGATATTGCAGAGGGTAACCGGCTGGCGAAGAAGGTGCATTCTTACCGGTCTTTCCCGCTTATGGCAGTTGTGGTCAATTTTCTGGATATGCTCACGCACGGCCGTTCCGAATCCGAGTTGTTGCAAGAAATGGCGCCCAATGAGCCTGCTTATCGGTCTTTGACGCGGTCGTGGTTCTCGCATTCTTCTCTTTTTGAGATGTTGCGCAAGCTGTCCGAGACCGACTCGACAGTGGTGCTGACGACGGATCACGGCTGTATGCTGAGTACGCGGGCTTCTCTGGCTTATGGCAATCGGGATACTTCGACGGGGATTCGCTTCAAATACGGCAAGAATTTGCGATGTGATAACCGCCACGCGATGCATATTCGAGATCCCGAGGCTTTTGGTTTGCCAAGTATAGGACAGGGGACTAATTACATTATTTGCAGGGAAGATTACTTTTTTGTGTATCCCACCAATTTCAATGAGTACCAGGCCAAATACGCTAATAGTTTTCAACACGGGGGGATTTCTCTCGAAGAGTGTATTTTGCCGGTTGCCATTATGCGCGGGAAATGATTGCCGCCATGTCAAATGGAAAGATTACACGGGTATCTTCGTCGCCCGATCAAACACATGGGTTTGGACGCGACCTCGCGGCGCAGCTTGAGATAGGGGATTGCGTTGCGCTTACAGGAGATTTGGGCAGCGGTAAGACCTGTTTTGTACAGGGTGTTTGCGCGGGCTTGAATGTGACCGATTATGTGACGAGTCCGACTTTTGTCATCGTCAATGAATACGCGGGGGTTTCGCCCGATGGAAAGCCGATGCCGGTGTATCACTTTGATCTTTATCGGTTGGGCAGTCCCGATGAACTCTATGAGATTGGGTGTGATGATTTGTTTTACGGCGAGGGTGTGTGTTTGATTGAGTGGGCAGATTTGGGGGGCGATCTGATTCCCGACCATGCCATTGATGTGCATTTTGCCCATGCGGGGGAGATGGTTCGGAACCTGACGATTGAATCGTAGCGTCATTCGGTCAGACCGGGAGGGAGTGACGTGTTCCATAGAGAATATAATCGCAGATCCATTTGGATGTGTTGTTTTACACACTGCACGCTTGCCGTGTGTGTTAGCCTTATGGCATTTGCACCGGTTTGGGCACAGCAAGACTTACAGCCGAGGCAATTGGTCGAAGCCCCTACGGCGGGTTTGTTGCCCGGTCGCAGTTTGGGGTTGGATCTTCGGTTTTATGGAAGCGATGGGCTTTTGGGCGGTGTATGGGTCGGTTTGTTCAGTCGGGGTATGGTTGGGATATCTTTTGGCGGAAGCGATATTTTGGGCAACGAGGCGCTGGATTTGAACCCGCGGGTCGAATTTTCAGGTCGCGTGCGGGTGATTGAAGAGGGATATACAATTCCGGCTCTGGCAGTGGGTTATACATCGCAGGGATACGGGATGTTCGATGATGAGTTGAAGCGCTATACCCGCAAGTCCAAGGGTGTTTATGTCGTTACCAGCAAAAATTTTAAGTTGCCTTTGGGGCATACGGGTCTCCACGTTGGCGCAAACCGAAGTTTTGAAGATGGCGATGGCGATGATGATTTTACGGGTTATGTCGGGGTAGATACGGGGCTTGGGAAATATGTGGTGGTGCTGGCGGAATACGATTTTGGATTGAACGATAATTCGGACAATAGCCTGGGTTCTGGAAAGGGATTTTTCAATGCCGGTGTCAGATGGACGCTGTCTGAGGCATTTGCTCTGGAATTTGATTTGAAGAATATTTTCCGCAATGGCATGCAAAATCCACATCCCGATCGGGAGCTTCGCATTGCGTATTTTGGAAAGTTTTGATTTTTTTAGAGGTAAGCATGAAACGCGTGGTCTTTGTCTTAAGCGCCTTTTTATTTTTGCTTCCACTTCAAGCTGAGGAAGAAATGTCTCGTCGCCCGGTTGCAACTTATTCTATTGTCGCCCGCGATTCGACCACGGGACAACTCGGTGTGGCCGTGCAATCGCATTTTTTCTCTGTTGGTCCCATTGTGCCCTGGGCTGAACCCGGCGTCGGGGCTGTTGCTACGCAATCTCTGGTCGATCCGGCTTATGGACCGCTCGGTCTGGATTTGATGCGGATGGGGCGGACTGCTCCCGAAGCGCTCAAAGCACTCGTTTCAGCGGATAAGGATGCCGAAGTACGCCAGGTTGCAATGGTTGACGCCCATGGCAATGTTGCCGCTCATACGGGCAAGCGCGCCATTTATGCTGCGGGGCATCAGACCGGTACACAATATTCCGTGCAGGCCAATCTGATGGAAAAACCCACGGTTTGGGCTGCGATGAGCAAAGCCTATGAATCTTCCACGGGTGACCTTGCCGAGCGCATGCTCGCAGCCCTTGAAGCAGCAGAAGCCGAAGGCGGCGATATTCGCGGTCGGCAATCGGCTGCTATTCTCATTGTAGGTCCCAAAAATACAAATAGGCCATGGACATGGGGAGATCGATTGTTTGAACTCCGCGTTGAAGATCATCCCAATCCCGTTGTTGAGTTGCGCCGGCTCGTTACCTTGCAACGCGCCTATCTCAAACTCGACGAGGGTGAAAAATGGATTGGTAAGGGCGATATTGAAAAGGCACTTGCCGCCTATCGCATAGCTACTGAGGTCGTGCCCGATAAAGCGACCAATGGTGAGGTCGCCTTTTGGGTTGGCGTTGCCCTCGCCGAGAAGGGCAAGCCCGATCAAGCGATTCTCTTTCTCGCCAGGGCATACAAACAGGATAAACGCTGGGCTGAGATTCTTTCTCGACTTCCCGCTTCCGAACTCCTTCCCGACGACCCCGATCTCATCAATCGTCTGGTGCAGGGTATGAAGGAGTGAGTTTTACCATCCCTCTTTCATCCACTCAAACATTTTGTAGTGGTTGCCGTCCATTCCCATTGCGTTATAAGTTTTTTGCGCCCGTTCGTTTTTTCGTTCGACGTAAAGCCGGAGTCCGCGCAGGTCGGCAGATTGTTCGACTCTGGTTTTTAAGTTTTTATACATCATCCTGAAAACGCCGCGCCGCCGTGCGCTGGGGATTACATAGACCGAATGGATCCACAATACGGTTCCGTTGCGCCAGTCACTCCATTCGGGGACGGTGAGCAAGCAGCCTGCAACTTCGCCGTCTAATTCTGCTATCCAATACGCCCCTTTGTGGGGATCGTCAAAAACGGCCTGTACGCCTTTTTCAACGGTTGGTCGATCCAGTGTAAGATCTTCCGCTTCTTTTGCCATTCGGATTTGAAAATCTATGATGTAGGGCGCATCCTTTCGTCGCCCCCGACGAATCTCGATCATAATCCCTTCTTCCATTTGCGATACAGCTCGAATGTTTCTTCATCTGGCGGATAGTATTTGCCCGGGGAGAGATTTTCCGTGTCCAGGCGCCTTCTGATCCATTCTTCGAGGTCGTCGTATTCTATTGCTTTTTGAGCCATTTCCGGCGCGACTTTGCGCGGGATGACGACTACGCCGTCGTCGTCGGCTACGATGTAATCTCCCGGTCTGACGAGGACGCCATCGACCTGTACCCAGTCATTGGTCGAATAAGGCGTTCCAACGCGGGTGCCGAGGTTTGATGTTTTGCCATAGCCCCACAGCATGACGCCGTAGTCTTTGACGGTGTGCATGTCGCGGATGCCGCCATCGCAGATCAGTCCATCTACTCCCCGCTGTTTTAAGCGAAGAAATTTGATGTCTCCGCCAATGGACATCAGTTTGGTGCGCATGGATTCCATGACGATGACGTCGCCCGGACCGGCGAGTTCAAAGGCGGCGTATTCAGGGGATTCTTCGCCGTCCGGTTTTTCTTCGTCGGCATCGGGGCGCGAGGGCACAAAGCGGACGGTGATGGCTCTGGCGACCAGTCGTTCCCCGGGGTTCATGGTTTGCAGATTGGGCATGTAGGTGTATCGCGCGTCATACCCATTGCGCGAGAGTACATCGACCACAGCGGTTGTGTTTACGCGCTTGAGTGCTTCTCGCGTTGCTTTGTCCAATACGTGATCGGGGGTGGGTTGTACAATTGCCATGTATTCTCCTGTTTTTATTTGCTCTCGTTTTCGACTGCCTGTATCAATGCGATGATGTACCCAAATTGGAATGCCCACGCCTGGGTTACGCGGCTGGAGACGCCTTCGGGAGCTGTGTCGTCGGGATGGCGGGGGGCGTGGTCGGGCATGAGCATGTAGGGATAGCCGGCCTGGTGTAACGCTTTTACGATTTCGTACATGTTGACGTCGCCTTCATCTGGCCAGGTTTCGCAAAAGTCGTGCAGGCCTCCGCGGATGTTTCTGAAGTGTACGTTGAAGATTTTTTTTCTTTCTGCGAAATATTTGACGATGGGC
The sequence above is drawn from the Gemmatimonadota bacterium genome and encodes:
- a CDS encoding CvpA family protein; this translates as MNIVDLIFALGLFWFARKGWQIGLVQSLIMLFSVILAYGFALTYGETTARALFDTTEDLGSGAALFGFLVVFVAVLAACYFLGRALHGMLRTSPLGAIDAFGGIALGLVQGALILGLIAIFFRTHPIHSRVPEFIDNSTLGAPLQKSARMIAEGVQAMFPEVKTLLEKLGIQIEKTPPLIEQLNKEAGEARKKINEMLEESK
- the rpsU gene encoding 30S ribosomal protein S21; translation: MPGVLVRDDEPFERALKRFKKACEKAGVISDMKKNQHFEKPSERRKRKIAAARRKRIKMDQQYTR
- a CDS encoding HAMP domain-containing sensor histidine kinase codes for the protein MQLRNENEIDDKLKNLHVRLSSQSFLTAYFFLLAVIIVIAFLIYTQLYVVQPMRQEARRMGELYAFMHGVATLDTIEVKGFYKDVIFHTVQNPNFPVVITDGQGIPRYWKAIDIPPFGDHTPEKLGKVMDKAYALDRENDPLPFEYPGSEWGPDNKPVKKEPEIWHLHWGASALEKRLNWLPWVAFGMTILFTGGGYLGFRYIKNREQRSLWVGMARETAHQLGTPLSSLYGWLALLKDELDAEGDKESSQRLKDILGEMDRDTSRLDKIASRFSLIGSTPELRLDQVRDVVAETAGYLRARLPENVQIVEELNDMPVVPINRELLGWAFENLFRNAADAMEGRGGRIDVSSRVEERRVVIEVRDTGKGMPSHMFKQVFLPGTSTKKRGWGLGLAFVKRIVEDYHSGKVYIKESVPDQGTTFVIVLPLPPTDIDET
- a CDS encoding bifunctional response regulator/alkaline phosphatase family protein, with protein sequence MNQTQESKQILWADDEIDLLRPHQIFLKGRGYDITPVTNGDDAIAMVQKRGFDAVLLDEMMAGRDGLSTLAAIKDINPHIPVIMITKNEEERLMEQAIGQRIDDYLTKPVNPSQILLACKKLLDARQIQKDRMGLDYAAASNRLREALVLAESWRDWIDLHVRLSEWDLELDRFYDPGLRTMHDDLRRACNSAFGKFIEGNYSQWVQDEEDSPTLSVDIVSEFVAPCVQDGQQVFFVVVDCMRLDHWLAILPLLSDIFDIEQHYHYSILPTATPYSRNAIFSGLFPVDLAGIYPDEWQVARDDDMSRNRHEHQLLDQQLAEIDPELDLDTRYVKILDIAEGNRLAKKVHSYRSFPLMAVVVNFLDMLTHGRSESELLQEMAPNEPAYRSLTRSWFSHSSLFEMLRKLSETDSTVVLTTDHGCMLSTRASLAYGNRDTSTGIRFKYGKNLRCDNRHAMHIRDPEAFGLPSIGQGTNYIICREDYFFVYPTNFNEYQAKYANSFQHGGISLEECILPVAIMRGK
- the tsaE gene encoding tRNA (adenosine(37)-N6)-threonylcarbamoyltransferase complex ATPase subunit type 1 TsaE encodes the protein MSNGKITRVSSSPDQTHGFGRDLAAQLEIGDCVALTGDLGSGKTCFVQGVCAGLNVTDYVTSPTFVIVNEYAGVSPDGKPMPVYHFDLYRLGSPDELYEIGCDDLFYGEGVCLIEWADLGGDLIPDHAIDVHFAHAGEMVRNLTIES
- a CDS encoding DUF1028 domain-containing protein; protein product: MKRVVFVLSAFLFLLPLQAEEEMSRRPVATYSIVARDSTTGQLGVAVQSHFFSVGPIVPWAEPGVGAVATQSLVDPAYGPLGLDLMRMGRTAPEALKALVSADKDAEVRQVAMVDAHGNVAAHTGKRAIYAAGHQTGTQYSVQANLMEKPTVWAAMSKAYESSTGDLAERMLAALEAAEAEGGDIRGRQSAAILIVGPKNTNRPWTWGDRLFELRVEDHPNPVVELRRLVTLQRAYLKLDEGEKWIGKGDIEKALAAYRIATEVVPDKATNGEVAFWVGVALAEKGKPDQAILFLARAYKQDKRWAEILSRLPASELLPDDPDLINRLVQGMKE
- a CDS encoding GNAT family N-acetyltransferase, whose product is MIEIRRGRRKDAPYIIDFQIRMAKEAEDLTLDRPTVEKGVQAVFDDPHKGAYWIAELDGEVAGCLLTVPEWSDWRNGTVLWIHSVYVIPSARRRGVFRMMYKNLKTRVEQSADLRGLRLYVERKNERAQKTYNAMGMDGNHYKMFEWMKEGW